TACGAATGATCTGTGCAAGCTGCACAGATATCTCTCTGTGGTAATCCTCGTCCTCCTCATCCATATTTCCCGCCTCGATCGTAATATAGGTTCCCTTTGGTTTTCCCATCGTCTTTGCACCGTTTTCTGTTTCAATGACCACTGTGCTGATCGTGATATTTTTATCTACTTTCTCTTCTAAAAAGCGGACTCCCTTTAAATCAACATGATCTTCCTGCATTTTTTCCTGCGTTTCAAGTGCTAAATCTGTCCGGATCTGATACATAAATTCCCCCTATATCCCAATGCCCTGCTCCCGGCATCTGTTATCTCTGCCTATATTATTTCAAATCTGTGAAAAAAATATCCATAATTTCTCATTATTTTGCTGTTTTATACTTGACAACAAAAATATACTGACCTATAATATACCAGTATGTTTACATTGAACTGTCCGTGTCCGGCTTTAATGTAACAATCATGAACAATAACGATTACAAATTGGAGGTGTACGGATTGGCTAACATTAAATCTGCAAAGAAAAGAATTTTAGTAACAGAGACAAGAGCTGCTAGAAACAAAGCGATCAGAAGCGAAGTTAAGACTTCTATTAAAAAAGTTGAGGCTGCAGTGGCTGCAAATGATAAAGAGGCTGCAAAAGCTGCTTTAACAGTTGCTATCTCAACCATCGAGAGCGCTTCTTCTAAAGGAATTTACCACAAGAACAATTCTGCTAGAAAAGTTTCCCGTTTAACAAAACTTGTTAACGGATTAGCTTAATTTTTGAAACATAGATAAAACTTGTATGTGGTTTTAACCCGACCACATAATAAAAAACACCAGTACCGTCATACTGGTGTTTTTTTTGACTTATCTCTTCGTACTGCTGTACTTCATGATAAAAAGTTCCACTGCCATCTGGTCATTCATCCGCCCTGTTTTTACAGACTCTTCTAAATCCACTCCATCATAAAGCGCCATCTTCAACTGTGCCATCGTAAATCCTTTTGCCTGTGAAATATTCTTTTTTACTGCAAACGGAGGTATTCCTGCATTTTTCGCGATTGTCTGGTTGTCCATCCCTCGTCCTGCCATATCACGCACATTCAAAAGGATCTGAAACTGTCTGGTGATCAGAAACATGATACGCATCGGCGGTTCTTTCAACGTCAGAAGATCATAGTAAAGATCCAGTGCTCTGCGTTTGTTATGCTCCGCTATCGCATTGACCATCTCAAATATCTTATTGGTGGTCTGTTCTGTCGTAACTGCCATCACATCTTCCGTTGTGATCACATCTCGATCCAGAGCATAACAGATCAGCTTCTCTAATTCCCTGTCGATATTTCCCATGTCCGTTCCTGTCCTGCTTAAAAATAGCTGCATCACAGAACCGGTGATATTTTTCCCCTCTTTCTTTAGTCTCGTCAGAATCCAGCGTGTCAAAAGTTCCTCACTCTGTGCCGAAAATTCTACGATTTTTCCATTATTTTTAACCGCTTTATACATTTTCGAACGCTTATCTGCTTCCTCCTCCACAAAGATAAAATGTGTCGCTGGCGCCACCTGTGACAGATATTCGGCAAGATCCTCACAGGAACTTTTAAAAAAGCCACTGTCCTCGATCAGTATGACTCTTTTATCCGCAAAAAAAGGCAGTGTCTCGGCAAGATCGATCACTTCTTTCGGATTGATATTTTTCCCTTCAAACCTCGTAAAATTCATGGTATCATCCGGCGCTGCCATTGCATTTTTCAGTTTATCTTTGTATTGTTTCTTTAAATATGCTTCCGTTCCATACAACAGATAGATCTGTTTGAAATTTCCGCTCTTAATATCCTCATCAATCGTTTTCATTTTATTCCATCCCTTTTTGTCCGTTTCGCTTTATCACAGTATAGCATACATTACCTTACAAATACAAACTGCTTATCCGGCACCAGATATTTTTGTACTGTAAGCGCATGTTTCTTTGACCGTGTCACAGTGATCTGACCATCTTCCATCGTATAAAACAAGGAACTTCCCGTATCTTTTATATTTTCAACCGCTTCTTTGCCCGGATGACCATACCGGTTCCTTTTCGCACAGGAAATAACAGAAATCCGCGGCGATACTGCGTTCAAAAATGATCTTGTATTTGAATATTTTGAGCCATGGTGAGCTGCCTTGTAAAAATCGATATCAGAAACTTTTAACCAGTTTAAAATCTTTTTTTCCTGCATTTCCCCTATATCGCCGGTAAACAGTGCCGAAAAACCTTTTTCCTCATATAATAGCACAAGTGATTCCTCATTTTTATCCGCAGATGTATCACTCCTTTTTTCATCTCCTGCATAGTATTCCGGTGAAATGGCTGTTATCTTTCCTTCTCCAAGAAATAATATATCCTCACGGTTCATTGTACATATATTTGTTCCATGTTCTTTTGCAAGCAAAACCAGCTTCTTATAACTTTCATCCTGTACCATTCCCCTCCAAAATACGAGATTTCTGATCCTGTATCTTTCTTCAAAAAGTTCCGACAGACCGGATATATGATCCTGATCCGTGTGGGATACAAACCAATAATCGATTTCTTTTACACCATTTGACTTTAAATATGGTAAGATGCGGTATTTTCCCACACTCTGCACATCCGTACTTCCACCGTCTATAAAAACATCATATCCATTGTCCGTATGCAGATAAATTCCGTCACCCTGTCCGACATCAAGCACAGTGAGTTTCATGTCTTTTTGAAATGGTACAAACAAAAAAACAAGCAGACTAAAACCACAGATAAAAGGTATCCACCCATGTGACTCTTTTTCCTGTCGTTTTGTCACACAGAAAAGTAAAAAAAGTCCTCCAAGCAGCAACAGATAATATAGCACTATTCTTACTGCGGATGGTCTTCCTGTAATTACCATTGCTTTGGGCAGATCCGATGCGATCGTACAGATTTTTTCACAGCCGCTTAAGATCACATGACATGGTAACAATACGATACGTACCATCTTCCATTTCCATCCCATACCGTTGTACATATGCGGCAGGGTTTCTATAGCAGAAACCAGTGATCCCCCGGATAACACTGCCGTCTTTGGTATCACGACACTTCCCAGCAGGCCTCCCGCTATCCCTGATGCCAGCGCAATACCGACAAACGGCAGCACAAGCAGATTTATCAGCATCGCATATACCGGAATTTCAAAAAAGTACCACGCTGTGACCGGCAGTATTACAAGCTGAAGTACGAATCCCATAGCAATTTTCTGTAACAATACATGCCCCTGGTATGCACTTTGAACGATTTTTCCAGCCCAGACCACACCAGATACCGCAATAAACGAAAACTGAAAACCTGCATCACATAGTGCAAACGGCTGTTTCCACAGAATGAGCAGTGCTGCAAAACCCATTGCATTTAACGAATCATAGCTTCGTCCCACTGCCTGTGCCAGCAGAAGAATACAAAACATACTGACTGCCCGGAAAGACGAATATCCCATTCCTGTCATCAGACCATATGAAACCATAAAAACTGCTGCAAAAATTCCCGCTCCCCAGAAACCAAGACTTCTCTTTCGCAAAAAACGGTAAAATGTCATACCGATCATAGATATATGCAGACCTGATATCGCCAGAATATGTGAAATTCCGGACGTACGGTAAAGCTGTTTTATCTCTGCATCCAAAAGATTTTTCTCTCCCAGAAGCATCGTATTTAAAATTCCACCCTCCCGTGCTCCAAGTGCGCACTCATACACACCAGCAAGGTAATATTTCCATCCATACATTGTCTCTGCAATGCGATCCCTTTTTCCGTATGCATTCTTTACATCCACATCATTTACAGCAAATGAGATTCCCCGCGCTTTATAATAAGCCGCCTGATCAAAGTTTCCCTCGTTGCGTGCCCGGTTAAATAATTTTGTTTTTCCATGTAATACAAGCGTTTGTCCGATAGAATATGTGTCGGACTCACAATAGATAATGACGTTTGCAGATACCCTCTGCCATTCTTTGATTTTAAGATCCTGTCTGATCTGACAGGATGACATATAGTATAAGTACTGTTCCTTTTTTTGTTCTTTGCCTGCAATCTTTCCTTTTAAGAAGATTTCTTTTCCATCCTCTAAATACGGCAAATACTGATTTTCTGCCGCCTGCACCGCCCGGCAATGATACCAGCCCAGGGAAAAAAATGCCGCACATAACACCCCCACGCAGCATCGCCGCTTCCAGGCAGGATATCTGTCATTCTCCGGCCGCCCCAGACTATATCCCGCCAGGATTGCCGTCCATAACAAAATTCCAATACATCCGGGCACGATCATCCACGGTTTTCCATATACTGCAATGAAAATACCGCAGATAAACCCGGCCGCCATTTCCAAAAATGGTCTTTTCCCCAATCTACTCCTCCTCTGTTGTTCCTGTCTCCTCCAGTGTAACGACATAATCAAGATTCCTGTCATACATGTCGCTCAATTTAAAATTATCACGGTAAGTGCCACTGGTATCTCCGTTGACTGAGATCTGTACTTTACTGATCGTAGACAATTCTGTCAGGGAATCCACGATTGAATAAATGACAACTGCCTCATTTACCTGATAATCCTGATTTTTAAAGTTTTCATCCAGACTCACATAGCAGACACCATCCACCACTGATACATTGATCAGTTTTGTTCCTGCCGGGATTGCAGACTTCGCCCCCTCTGTCTGTGGTCCCTCCAGTAGCTGTTCCATGATCAGTTTTTCCATTGACACATTGCTGCTGTAATATACGTCACTTCTTGTCTCTTCTACCAGACCATCACCGGCTTCATTTGCAAAATAAAGTTTTAATGTCGTACACTGAATGGAATTAATCTGTTCCCCCGGATTCTCAATAAAGCTGTCCTGATTCATACTTCCGACAATATTGCCTCTGACGTCCGTAAGTGGTGCGTCCGCCACATAAAATGATACGCAGTCCACCCCAGGAATCTGCGTCATTGTAAGAACAACTGCTGCCCGGCACAATACCTCCTCCACCTCTGCCATACTGCTGTAATCTGCATCAAAATGAATCGAAAGCATTACACCGTCAAGTGAATAATCGGTAACCTCCACCCCGTTTGGTATCGGTTTACGGTACTCAACATTGTCAGAATCCGAGCTTAACTTTGCTAAAAATTCTTCGATCAAACCTTGCGTATCGGAAGCCTGTGGCTCATAAGGAACATCTACGATTTTTGTTTTTTCTTTATTCAGATATTCAATATGATATTCACTGGCTACCTCATTGTTTCCACATCCTGTCAGCAAAATAACTGCCAGAATAAATCCTGACAACAGGATAATTATTTTTTTATCCATAATCTGACCTTTCATTTTCAATAGATCCAATCTGTTATGAAATATAGTTGAGCGGAATACGAACATTAAAGATCGTTCCCTCTCCCTCTGTACTGAATACCTTGATCGCACCACGATGCATCAGCACTGCATTTCGCGTTATGGCAAGACCAAGTCCTGTTCCACCGATCTCTCTGGAATGTGACTTGTCCACGCGGTAAAAACGTTCATAAATATGTTCTAAGGAATCTTCCGGTATTCCGATTCCGGAATCCTCAACTTTCAGATAAAAATACTGATGATCAGCATTCAGCGAAACATGTACCCAGCCATCTTCTTTGTTATACTTGATCGCATTTTCAATCAGGTTGGTAAAGGCAAGCGTGATCTTGACCTCATCGACATCAGCACTGACCGGCCGGAAACTCTCAAGCACAAGCTCCACTTTCTGCTTATCTGCGATCGGACGCAGGCGTTTTAAAATCTGCTCTAACAATTCATTAATATTAATATTCGTGATATTTAAATCCCCTGCTGCCTTGTCCATCTTGACCAGGGAAAGCAGATCATTGATAATCTTCGTCTCACGATCCACCTCGTTACCGATATCTCCCATAAACTCTTTATAAAGCTCTATCGGAGCATCCTCCATACTGTTGATGGAATCCGCCAGCACCTTCATGGAAGTAAGCGGTGTTTTTAATTCATGCGACACATTCGATACAAATTCCTGTCTCGAATCGTCTAACACCTTCATCCTTCCCAACATTTTATTAAACTTCTCACTGATCATTCTGGTTTCTGTATAATCATTGACAGAAAGTGCATCCTCTCCATAACCTGTCTGAATCTCATCGATCGATTTTGACATCTTATGAAATGGTTTCACCATCTGCCCTGCAATGATCACACTCGCAAAAATAACCGAAAAAATACAGATCAATTCAATAATCCTTGTATTGGTTGCAAGATATTCTAAATTCAGACTGATTGTGTCCGTCGATACACTTACCATCATGACACCGATCACCTGTCTGCTTTCGTTTTCCTGATCTGTGCGCACAAGTGGTATCGTCATCTCAATATAACGATATTTCGAATCATATTTTGTAATCTCTTCTCCATAAAAACTCTTAATGACTTCCTCTGAAATGATCGTCTTTTTTTCATCGAGCTTATAAGTATCTTTCACTACCTGAAACGTGTCGCTGATGATCATGACACGTCCGTCATAAATAGTAGAAAGCTGCTCTAACTGCGCATTGATAGTAGGAGAACCGGAATTTTCCAGATAATCATTTGACACGATCTGATTTGCTAAAATTTTCGCCTGACTTAAGATTTCACTGGTTCGAAGTGAAACAGCCCTGTTTTCATATGAATTCAGCATCCCAATCCGTAACAGAACACACGGTATCACACCTATAAGAATAAGTAAAAGAATCAGCCTGAATCTCAGGCTGTTCAGAAAATCGGTAAATTTTTTTAATTTCGTCATGGCTGCACCTTACTAATTCTGAGAATAATAATATCCAACACCCCATTTGGTATGCACATACTTCGGCTCACTCGGATTACTCTCGATCTTTTCTCTCAGACGTCTCACATGAACATCCACTGTACGCACATCTCCCGGATATTCGTATCCCCACACAAGATTCAAAAGGTTCTCCCTGCCATAGACTTTGTTTGGGTTATTGACAAGAAGTTCTAACAGATCAAACTCTTTTGCAGTAAGATTCACTTCTTTTCCTAAAATAAAGAGTCTCCTACTCTCACAGTCTAATTTCAGATCTCCCGCTTCTATGACTTTGCTGTCCTCTTTTTTCGGCTGACTTGCTGCTGTACGCCGCATGATCGCCTTAATTCTTGCTTTTACTTCAAGGATATTAAATGGTTTTGTGATATAATCATCTGCGCCATACTCCAGACCTAAGATCTTATCCATGTCATCTCCCTTTGCGGTAAGCATGACGATCGGCATATTAGAAAACTCCCTGATGTGCTGGCATACTTCAAATCCGTCCATCTTCGGAAGCATGATATCAAGCAGCACCATATCATAAGCATTTTCGGTTGCCATTTTTAATGCTTCTTCCCCGTCATATGCGCAGTCTACTTCCATTCCGTCCTGTTCAAGGCTGAACCGGATACCCTTTACAATTAACTTTTCATCATCTACAACAAGAACCTTTTTTGCCATTTTACTTCACCTTTATATTATCTTTTATTCGATTATAAACGCCCTCTTTGATTCCCTCTACCTGCTTGATCTCCTCTATAGAAGAAAAAGCACCATTCTTCTCGCGGTAACGGACAATACTGTCCGCTTTTGCCTGACCAATTCCGGGAAGCGTCATGAGTTCTGCCACAGTTGCAAGATTCAGATCGATCCTGCCGTCTGAATCATTTGCTGTTTCTGCTTTCACGTCATTCTCTGCCCCTTCCCCTGCTTCTTCATCACCAGCCTGCGCTGCCTCTTCCTGTGTCAGGATGCGTATCATCTCTCCGTCCTCAATCTGACGTGCCTGATTGACAGACTCTTCTGCCGCATCCTCCCTCAGACCACCGGCAGCTTCAACCACCTCATAGAGTCTTGCATTCTGTTCCACTTCATAAACACCTGGCACATTTACAGCTCCGCATATATACACAAAGCGTTTTTTATCAGACCCTGCCGTCTGTGTATCATCCGCGTTATTCTCTGCCATAATCTCTGTCGCCGCCACATCCTCGTTCTGCTGTGTTCCAGCCACAGATGTTTCTGTCTGAAAATAGACGTTTTCTCTTTCTCCACATGCTGCTGCCAACAGGCAGAAACATGAAAAACATAGTACTTTTATAATTTTTTTAATCATAAGCATCTCCTTCTCTTATATTAGAAGGAGTCCTCAATGCCCACTCTCTATATTTTAACGAAATTTTTCATTTATTACAAGAGTGTATAAAATTTATTTCATTTATTTTTATAAAATTTAAAAATACTCGGCAATTTTTTCCTTTAAACCTACCCAGAAGTCTTTTGCATCCTGGGAATCCGGCAGTAAAATGGCATCCTCATATGCCTGATATGCAGTTTTTTCCGCATCAGACGCATTTTGCGATAAAAATACGGAATAATGACCACTCATATCATGCAGCACGTCTGCAAGCTGTACAGTCACAAACTCTGCAAAATCTGCTGCATCGGACGCATTCTTTGAAAAATCATTAACAACCAGCATATCCGTAGATGCACATGCAACAGATGGAAGTTCCTCATTCAATGCCGGAATCTCCATCACAGAATAAGATATATCATCTAATTTTTGCAGGGAATCTGTGTTCACAAATGCACAGAGTGTTTTTCCATCTTTAAAATGTTCTAATATACTGTCCATGGAAACTGTATTGATATCCAGGGAAAATGAGCCAAGAATCGTCTCAAAATACTCAAGATCTTTCTGATACAAATCCTCATCATAGGTTACATTCATCATTTCCGGTGCTGTTTTTTCAAATGTCACGCTGTTGCCAATGAATGGGAAATCATAAAATGCATCATTTACATCCCACTCCAATAGGTATTCCACATTTTCACCCGGTTC
The Roseburia rectibacter DNA segment above includes these coding regions:
- the rpsT gene encoding 30S ribosomal protein S20, which produces MANIKSAKKRILVTETRAARNKAIRSEVKTSIKKVEAAVAANDKEAAKAALTVAISTIESASSKGIYHKNNSARKVSRLTKLVNGLA
- the holA gene encoding DNA polymerase III subunit delta, with translation MKTIDEDIKSGNFKQIYLLYGTEAYLKKQYKDKLKNAMAAPDDTMNFTRFEGKNINPKEVIDLAETLPFFADKRVILIEDSGFFKSSCEDLAEYLSQVAPATHFIFVEEEADKRSKMYKAVKNNGKIVEFSAQSEELLTRWILTRLKKEGKNITGSVMQLFLSRTGTDMGNIDRELEKLICYALDRDVITTEDVMAVTTEQTTNKIFEMVNAIAEHNKRRALDLYYDLLTLKEPPMRIMFLITRQFQILLNVRDMAGRGMDNQTIAKNAGIPPFAVKKNISQAKGFTMAQLKMALYDGVDLEESVKTGRMNDQMAVELFIMKYSSTKR
- a CDS encoding DNA internalization-related competence protein ComEC/Rec2, with protein sequence MGKRPFLEMAAGFICGIFIAVYGKPWMIVPGCIGILLWTAILAGYSLGRPENDRYPAWKRRCCVGVLCAAFFSLGWYHCRAVQAAENQYLPYLEDGKEIFLKGKIAGKEQKKEQYLYYMSSCQIRQDLKIKEWQRVSANVIIYCESDTYSIGQTLVLHGKTKLFNRARNEGNFDQAAYYKARGISFAVNDVDVKNAYGKRDRIAETMYGWKYYLAGVYECALGAREGGILNTMLLGEKNLLDAEIKQLYRTSGISHILAISGLHISMIGMTFYRFLRKRSLGFWGAGIFAAVFMVSYGLMTGMGYSSFRAVSMFCILLLAQAVGRSYDSLNAMGFAALLILWKQPFALCDAGFQFSFIAVSGVVWAGKIVQSAYQGHVLLQKIAMGFVLQLVILPVTAWYFFEIPVYAMLINLLVLPFVGIALASGIAGGLLGSVVIPKTAVLSGGSLVSAIETLPHMYNGMGWKWKMVRIVLLPCHVILSGCEKICTIASDLPKAMVITGRPSAVRIVLYYLLLLGGLFLLFCVTKRQEKESHGWIPFICGFSLLVFLFVPFQKDMKLTVLDVGQGDGIYLHTDNGYDVFIDGGSTDVQSVGKYRILPYLKSNGVKEIDYWFVSHTDQDHISGLSELFEERYRIRNLVFWRGMVQDESYKKLVLLAKEHGTNICTMNREDILFLGEGKITAISPEYYAGDEKRSDTSADKNEESLVLLYEEKGFSALFTGDIGEMQEKKILNWLKVSDIDFYKAAHHGSKYSNTRSFLNAVSPRISVISCAKRNRYGHPGKEAVENIKDTGSSLFYTMEDGQITVTRSKKHALTVQKYLVPDKQFVFVR
- a CDS encoding GerMN domain-containing protein; this translates as MDKKIIILLSGFILAVILLTGCGNNEVASEYHIEYLNKEKTKIVDVPYEPQASDTQGLIEEFLAKLSSDSDNVEYRKPIPNGVEVTDYSLDGVMLSIHFDADYSSMAEVEEVLCRAAVVLTMTQIPGVDCVSFYVADAPLTDVRGNIVGSMNQDSFIENPGEQINSIQCTTLKLYFANEAGDGLVEETRSDVYYSSNVSMEKLIMEQLLEGPQTEGAKSAIPAGTKLINVSVVDGVCYVSLDENFKNQDYQVNEAVVIYSIVDSLTELSTISKVQISVNGDTSGTYRDNFKLSDMYDRNLDYVVTLEETGTTEEE
- a CDS encoding sensor histidine kinase; this translates as MTKLKKFTDFLNSLRFRLILLLILIGVIPCVLLRIGMLNSYENRAVSLRTSEILSQAKILANQIVSNDYLENSGSPTINAQLEQLSTIYDGRVMIISDTFQVVKDTYKLDEKKTIISEEVIKSFYGEEITKYDSKYRYIEMTIPLVRTDQENESRQVIGVMMVSVSTDTISLNLEYLATNTRIIELICIFSVIFASVIIAGQMVKPFHKMSKSIDEIQTGYGEDALSVNDYTETRMISEKFNKMLGRMKVLDDSRQEFVSNVSHELKTPLTSMKVLADSINSMEDAPIELYKEFMGDIGNEVDRETKIINDLLSLVKMDKAAGDLNITNININELLEQILKRLRPIADKQKVELVLESFRPVSADVDEVKITLAFTNLIENAIKYNKEDGWVHVSLNADHQYFYLKVEDSGIGIPEDSLEHIYERFYRVDKSHSREIGGTGLGLAITRNAVLMHRGAIKVFSTEGEGTIFNVRIPLNYIS
- a CDS encoding response regulator transcription factor; protein product: MAKKVLVVDDEKLIVKGIRFSLEQDGMEVDCAYDGEEALKMATENAYDMVLLDIMLPKMDGFEVCQHIREFSNMPIVMLTAKGDDMDKILGLEYGADDYITKPFNILEVKARIKAIMRRTAASQPKKEDSKVIEAGDLKLDCESRRLFILGKEVNLTAKEFDLLELLVNNPNKVYGRENLLNLVWGYEYPGDVRTVDVHVRRLREKIESNPSEPKYVHTKWGVGYYYSQN
- a CDS encoding helix-hairpin-helix domain-containing protein translates to MIKKIIKVLCFSCFCLLAAACGERENVYFQTETSVAGTQQNEDVAATEIMAENNADDTQTAGSDKKRFVYICGAVNVPGVYEVEQNARLYEVVEAAGGLREDAAEESVNQARQIEDGEMIRILTQEEAAQAGDEEAGEGAENDVKAETANDSDGRIDLNLATVAELMTLPGIGQAKADSIVRYREKNGAFSSIEEIKQVEGIKEGVYNRIKDNIKVK
- a CDS encoding type 2 periplasmic-binding domain-containing protein, encoding MKNVQKRSVIAAIVVCAGAAIMAGVVSKQPEKEAAFRLPEKQTDAEEQQPGAETDPYDAAETDLTVWYEDASYMDFFEYAARQYFAKTGVKAVFKCQDTLDYIGMIYDDTIKGEDYPDVYLLNGDGLEEAYLYGLAALNETQKAYEGASQKALEASSYEEKLLGYPLSYDANVFVYQNGYFENRPESLQAIIDYSNENEPGENVEYLLEWDVNDAFYDFPFIGNSVTFEKTAPEMMNVTYDEDLYQKDLEYFETILGSFSLDINTVSMDSILEHFKDGKTLCAFVNTDSLQKLDDISYSVMEIPALNEELPSVACASTDMLVVNDFSKNASDAADFAEFVTVQLADVLHDMSGHYSVFLSQNASDAEKTAYQAYEDAILLPDSQDAKDFWVGLKEKIAEYF